From Solwaraspora sp. WMMD1047, the proteins below share one genomic window:
- a CDS encoding type II toxin-antitoxin system VapB family antitoxin, whose translation MIFKAVRDGRPYPEHGLTLKQWSEIPPRPLRLDQLITTKRELALDKLLAEDSTFYGDLFPHVVQWSGGLYLEDGLHRALRAALQQRNQIHARVLVLPEPVG comes from the coding sequence GTGATCTTCAAGGCGGTCCGGGACGGGCGTCCCTACCCGGAGCACGGGCTCACGTTGAAGCAGTGGTCAGAGATCCCACCCCGGCCGTTGCGGCTCGACCAGCTCATCACCACCAAGCGGGAGCTGGCCCTCGACAAGTTGCTGGCCGAGGACTCGACCTTCTACGGCGACCTGTTTCCACACGTGGTGCAGTGGAGCGGCGGGCTCTACCTGGAGGACGGGCTGCACCGGGCGCTGCGGGCCGCGCTGCAGCAGCGCAACCAGATCCACGCCCGGGTGCTGGTGCTGCCCGAACCGGTGGGCTGA
- a CDS encoding nitroreductase family protein, whose amino-acid sequence MEFAQVVRRRRMVRNYDPDRPVPPDLVDRILDHAIRAPSAGFSQGWGFLVLTDPADRAAFWTATTPTTAEDDSADGGPPSGGSSSGGSSSGGAPSGGAPSGGSSSGGADAAKPVSRWLAGMRRAPLIVVPHANRSAYLDRYAEPDKGWTDRDEARWPVPYWHIDTGFAALLMLLTAVDEGLGACFFGIPPERTAAFRETFAVPGEYTPIGALTIGYPATDHRSPSLKRGRRPVDEVVHRGRWTATAEQ is encoded by the coding sequence ATGGAGTTCGCCCAGGTTGTCCGGCGGCGCCGGATGGTCCGCAACTACGATCCGGACCGGCCGGTCCCGCCGGATCTGGTGGACCGGATCCTCGACCACGCGATCCGCGCGCCGTCCGCCGGCTTCTCACAGGGCTGGGGCTTCCTGGTGCTCACCGACCCCGCCGACCGGGCCGCCTTCTGGACCGCGACCACCCCGACCACGGCCGAAGACGACTCGGCCGACGGCGGCCCGCCCAGCGGCGGCTCGTCGAGCGGCGGCTCGTCGAGCGGCGGTGCGCCGAGCGGCGGTGCGCCGAGCGGTGGCTCGTCAAGCGGTGGGGCGGATGCGGCGAAGCCGGTCAGTCGGTGGCTGGCCGGGATGCGGCGGGCGCCGCTTATCGTGGTGCCGCACGCCAACCGGTCCGCCTACCTGGACCGGTATGCCGAGCCCGACAAGGGGTGGACCGACCGCGACGAGGCCCGCTGGCCGGTGCCGTACTGGCACATCGACACCGGCTTCGCGGCCCTGCTGATGCTGCTCACCGCCGTCGACGAAGGGCTCGGCGCCTGCTTCTTCGGGATTCCGCCGGAGCGGACGGCGGCCTTCCGAGAAACGTTCGCGGTGCCGGGGGAGTACACCCCGATCGGTGCGCTCACCATCGGTTACCCTGCCACCGACCACCGGTCACCGTCCCTGAAGCGCGGCCGGCGGCCGGTCGACGAGGTGGTGCACCGGGGACGCTGGACCGCCACGGCAGAGCAGTAA
- a CDS encoding aldose 1-epimerase family protein: MTNVQAGRRRPPSGAQWMISGDGQEAVVVEIGGGLRTYRADGTDYVDGYAEDEICVGGAGQVLAPWPNRIRDGQYTFGGKSLQLSLTEPVRNTALHGLVNWLPWRLESHEKDAVTVTCDLMPQPGYPWPLHLRTRWSVGVGGLRAEHEVTNVGDEPCPFGFSVHPYLQLPGVAVDDLLLRVPARSRILVDGRLLPIGAAKVSGGDFDFTEPRRIGTAVLDLAFGDVDHEPDGGSSVTLASPDGSAKVRIWGDGSFGWWQVFTGDTLTGQRNRRSVAVEPMTCPPDAFRSGRDLIVLEPDQTWRASWGIHPGDQQ, translated from the coding sequence ATGACGAACGTCCAGGCCGGCCGTCGGCGGCCCCCTTCAGGTGCACAGTGGATGATCTCGGGCGACGGGCAGGAAGCCGTCGTGGTCGAGATCGGCGGCGGGCTGCGGACCTACCGGGCGGACGGGACCGACTACGTCGACGGCTACGCCGAGGACGAGATCTGCGTCGGCGGCGCCGGCCAGGTGCTGGCCCCGTGGCCGAACCGGATCCGCGACGGGCAGTACACCTTCGGCGGGAAGTCCCTGCAGCTGTCGCTGACCGAGCCGGTCCGCAACACGGCGCTGCACGGCCTGGTCAACTGGCTGCCCTGGCGGTTGGAGTCCCACGAGAAGGACGCGGTGACGGTCACCTGCGACCTGATGCCCCAACCGGGCTACCCGTGGCCGCTGCACCTGCGTACCCGCTGGTCGGTCGGGGTCGGTGGGCTGCGCGCGGAGCACGAGGTGACGAACGTCGGCGACGAGCCGTGCCCGTTCGGGTTCTCCGTCCACCCGTACCTGCAACTGCCCGGGGTGGCCGTGGACGACCTGCTGCTGCGGGTGCCGGCGCGCAGCCGGATACTTGTGGACGGCCGGCTGCTGCCGATCGGCGCGGCGAAGGTATCCGGCGGCGACTTCGACTTCACCGAGCCGCGCCGGATCGGCACCGCGGTGCTGGACCTCGCCTTCGGCGACGTCGACCACGAGCCCGACGGCGGGTCGAGCGTCACGCTGGCCAGCCCGGACGGCTCGGCCAAGGTACGCATCTGGGGCGATGGGTCGTTCGGCTGGTGGCAGGTCTTCACCGGGGACACCCTGACCGGGCAGCGCAACCGGCGGTCGGTGGCGGTGGAGCCGATGACCTGCCCGCCGGACGCCTTCCGGTCCGGCCGCGACCTGATCGTCCTCGAACCCGACCAGACCTGGCGGGCCAGCTGGGGAATCCACCCGGGCGACCAGCAGTGA
- a CDS encoding winged helix-turn-helix domain-containing protein encodes MPPQYAYQRVAEDLTRRIESGEFPPGARLPSRAELCAEYQVSSFVADRVFLILKMNGLTESLPGAGVYVRDH; translated from the coding sequence ATGCCGCCGCAGTACGCCTACCAGCGGGTTGCCGAGGACCTGACCAGGAGAATTGAGTCCGGAGAGTTCCCGCCCGGTGCCCGACTGCCCAGTCGCGCGGAACTGTGTGCGGAGTACCAGGTCTCGTCATTCGTGGCAGACCGCGTCTTCCTGATCCTGAAGATGAACGGGCTCACCGAGTCCCTCCCCGGCGCTGGCGTCTACGTTCGCGACCACTAG
- a CDS encoding MFS transporter, translating into MDKEPAADVRRRWAIDVRPLRVVPYRRLWLGNGVAMFGFQLTAVAVPVEMFALTNDSLWVGLIGLAALVPLLVFGLWGGAIADAVDRRRLLLSSSALMWASTLGLLLQALLRVDNAYLLLALIAVQSTAFAISSPTRNAIVSRLVPKPLVPAAITLNFTTFQATMVIGPLTAGLLFARFDTGAALSLAYGVDALMFTVMLWATYRLPPVPPVDPEPGGARSAGLRSIADGLRYLATTPVLLLSFAVDVIAMVLAMPRALFPQVAQERFGGGSAVGWLFSAIAIGSVLGGLTSGWIGRVRRQGVGLVAAVVGWGLAIALAGLARQLWLVVLLLALAGAADLVSAVFRQSMLQVYAPDRMRGRLQGVNTTVVAGGPRLGDLRAGVMATVFGVTFSWVGGGIAAAILALLLAATFPALLRYRSPH; encoded by the coding sequence ATCGACAAAGAGCCGGCTGCCGACGTCCGCCGGCGGTGGGCGATCGACGTGCGGCCGTTGCGGGTGGTGCCGTACCGGCGGTTGTGGCTCGGCAACGGCGTGGCGATGTTCGGCTTCCAGCTCACCGCCGTCGCGGTGCCCGTCGAGATGTTCGCGCTGACGAACGACTCGCTCTGGGTCGGGCTGATCGGGCTGGCGGCGCTCGTACCGCTGCTGGTCTTCGGGCTGTGGGGCGGGGCGATCGCCGATGCGGTGGACCGCCGCCGGCTGCTGCTGTCCAGTTCGGCGCTGATGTGGGCGTCCACCCTCGGGCTGCTGCTCCAGGCGCTGCTGCGGGTCGACAACGCGTACCTGCTGCTGGCCCTGATCGCGGTGCAGTCGACCGCCTTCGCGATCAGCTCGCCGACCCGCAACGCGATCGTCTCGCGGCTGGTGCCGAAGCCGCTGGTGCCGGCGGCGATCACCCTCAACTTCACCACCTTCCAGGCGACCATGGTGATCGGCCCGCTCACCGCCGGCCTGCTCTTCGCCCGCTTCGACACCGGCGCCGCCCTGTCGCTGGCCTACGGGGTGGACGCGCTGATGTTCACCGTCATGCTCTGGGCCACCTACCGGCTGCCGCCGGTACCGCCGGTGGACCCGGAGCCGGGCGGTGCCCGCAGCGCCGGGCTGCGCAGCATCGCCGACGGGCTGCGCTACCTGGCCACCACGCCGGTGCTGCTGCTGTCGTTCGCGGTGGACGTCATCGCCATGGTGCTGGCCATGCCCCGGGCGCTGTTCCCGCAGGTGGCGCAGGAGCGGTTCGGCGGTGGTTCGGCGGTCGGCTGGCTGTTCAGCGCGATCGCGATCGGCTCGGTGCTGGGCGGGCTCACCTCCGGCTGGATCGGCCGGGTCCGCCGGCAGGGGGTTGGCCTGGTGGCGGCGGTGGTCGGCTGGGGGCTGGCGATCGCGCTGGCCGGACTGGCCCGGCAACTCTGGCTGGTGGTGCTGCTGCTCGCCTTGGCCGGCGCCGCCGACCTGGTCAGCGCGGTCTTCCGCCAGTCGATGCTGCAGGTGTACGCCCCGGACCGGATGCGCGGCCGGCTGCAGGGGGTGAACACCACGGTGGTCGCCGGCGGTCCGCGCCTCGGCGACCTGCGGGCGGGCGTGATGGCCACCGTCTTCGGCGTGACCTTCTCCTGGGTCGGCGGCGGAATCGCCGCTGCCATCCTGGCCCTCCTCCTGGCCGCCACCTTCCCCGCCCTACTCCGCTACCGCTCCCCCCACTGA